The sequence TAAGGGTGACCGATGCCAGGAGGCAGCGATAGAACACGAGTTCGACCGATGGTAGATCGATCAACTCGCCCAGCACCCCGGTAAAGCCCCACAGGAAGACCAGAAAGTGCAACTTCAGATAGTCGCGTGGTTCACCGTGGTCTTCCAAGTAAGCACGCGCGCGTAAGTTGTTTTATGAAAATGCGTGGTCATCGCCCCGCGTGAGACAGCGAAACGCGGCACAATAGGCACGCGGTTCAACGAGGTTGCAATGGTGTTCTCGACGCGGTTGCTGATCCGCTTACAGTCCGAGATCGCCAAACAGAGGCGTGCTGAGGTAGCGTTCGCCCAGGCTGCACATGACCGTGACGATCCGTTTGCCTTTCATCTCGGGACGTGCCGCCACTTGGGCCGCGGCGTACATATTAGCCCCGCTGCTGATCCCCGCAACGATGCCCTCTTCCTTTGCCAACCTTCTACCCCAGGCAAAGGCGTCTTCGTCATCGATCAAGACAACATCATCGATGAGCGACGTGTCCAAATTCTTGGGGATGAAGCCGGCACCGAGACCTTGGATTCGATGCTTGCCAGGGGATCCGCCACTGATTACGGCCGAGTGGGTCGGTTCGACAGCGATCGCCTTGAAGTCCGGATTCATTTTTTTGAGGTAGCGAGCCACCCCGGTGATCGTGCCCCCGGTACCCACGCCCGCCACAATGGCATCGATTTGATGGCCGCTATCTTCCCAAATTTCTGGGCCCGTGGTGGCTTCGTGAATCGCTGGGTTGGCTGGGTTTTCAAACTGCTGAGGCATGAACGAATTGTCGGTCTTGTCGACGAGACTTTGCGCTGTCGCGATCGCTCCGTTCATGCCGTCGCCAGCAGGCGTGAGCACCAAATTGGCGCCCATCGCACGCAGTAGTGCCCGCCGTTCGACGGACATGGACTCGGGCATCGTCAGGGTGAGCTTGTAGCCCTTCGCTGCACACACGAAGGCCAACGCGATGCCGGTATTGCCGCTGGTCGCTTCAACAATGTGGGTTTCCGAATTGATCTTGCCGTCGCGCTCGCCCGCTTCAATCATCGAAACACCGATGCGGTCCTTGACGCTATTGAGCGGTTGAAAAAACTCACACTTCGCAAACACGGTCGCACCACCGTTGGGAACCAAACGATTGATTTGCACCATCGGGGTATCACCGATGCTACGGGCGATACTGTTATAAGATTTTCCACGAGCCATGATCTAATCCTTTAAGTCAAATTTTCAGTCTGGAAACCCATCCCTCGCCGAACGGGCCGGGCTACTCGGTCAACAGCAAACCGCTAGGCGACTTGCCAGGTATCGCCCGAGTGGAACAGATCGTTCAGGTCACCTTCACCCTTCTTGGCTTTTGCAGCGGTAACCTGTTCGTTGATTTGGTCATTGTAAGTCGCGATACCCTCAACGCAGCGCAGCACACCGATCGGTTCAGGCATTTCCGGATATCGCATTCGAGCGAGCATCATCTGGATAGCCGGATTGGGTTCGTGTGCGTCATGAATCAAAAGATCGTCGGTGGGCACATCGGCGGTATCGACAACTTCCAAGCGGCTGCCCGTCATGCGGACGCCTTTCTCCCCGTTGGCACCAAAAATCAACGGCTTGCCGTGTTCGAGTTCGACGACGTTCTCCACTCGCTGTTTCTTTTCCTGTGCATAAGCCATCGCACCATCGTTGAATACGTTGCAGTTCTGATAAACCTCAACGAGGGAGGTGCCCTTGTGAGCCGCGGCGGCCTTCAGCGTCTCACCGAGATGCTTGACGTGAGCATCGATACTGCGCGCTACGAACGTCGCTTCGGCGGCGAGGGCTACCGAGAGTGGGCTGAGCGGATGATCGATCGCGCCCATGGGTGTGCTCTTAGTAACCTGACCCTCGACACTCGTGGGGCTGTACTGCCCCTTGGTCAAGCCATAGATGCGGTTGTTAAACAGCACGATGTTGATGTCGAGGTTGCGACGCAAGCAGTGAATGAAGTGGTTACCGCCGATCGACAAAGCGTCGCCGTCGCCGGTAATGACCCACACCATCAGCTCGGGGCGAGTCGATTTCAGGCCCGTGGCGAACGTCGGTGCGCGACCGTGAATGCTGTGCATCCCATAGGTGTTCATGTAGTACGGGAATCGGCTGCTGCAGCCGATCCCGCTGATGAAGACTGTCTTCTCGCGTGGATACCCAAGTTCCGGCAGGATTTTCTTCATCTGCGCGAGGATCGAGTAGTCGCCACACCCCGGGCACCAACGGACGTCTTGGTCGGAGGCGAAATCGGCAGCTTTGAGAACGGGTAGATTCATGGGGAAAGCCAGAGGGATATGGGCTTTGAAGTGAGTTGGGTGAGGGTGGGCTGCGAGTCGAGTGAAACCCGGCTCAAGAGGTATCCGATTGCGGACCACGACTCGGTGTCATGGACATCGGTGTCGCCGTTCGAATCGAATGGCTATCCGGCTTTGACCTGACGACGCGTCGCAGCGTGGTGGGTGATTTCGTCGACCAGTTCAGAAACCGAGAACGGTTTGCCTTGGACCTTGTTGATGCCGATGCAATCGACCAGGTATTCCGCACGCAATAGCATGCGGAGTTGCCCTGTGTTGAGTTCGGGCACGAGCACGGTGCGGAATGAACTGAGCAACTTGCCAATGTTTGCTGGCATTGGATTCATGTACTGAATGTGTGCGTGGCTGACGTCGTGCCCCGCATCGCGGCAGCGAGCCACGGCGGTCAAGCAAGCACCGTAAGTACCACCCCAGGAAACGACGAGGACGTCGCCGGAGGTTTCGCCAAAGACTTCCTGTTGAGGGATTCGCTCAGCGATCTTAGCGACCTTAGCCGCACGGGTATTGGTCATGTGCTGGTGGTTGTCAGGATCGTACGACACGTTACCGGTGCCGTCTTCCTTCTCCAGCCCACCGACGCGGTGCATCAACTCAGGTGTGCCCGGAATGGCCCACGGACGCGCTAGATGCTCGTTGCGAGCGTAGGGCAGGAAGGTTTCCCCGGACTCGCTCGCGGTGGGATGGGAACACTGGATCTCCGGCAGCTCGCTGATTTCGGGGATCTTCCACGGTTCGCTGCCGTTGGCAATATAACCGTCCGAGAGCACCATCACCGGGACCATGCACTCCACGGCAATCCGCCATGCCTCGACGGCCATCGCAAAGCAATCGCCAGGCGAGCGGGGAGCGAGAATGGGCATCGGTGCTTCACCGTTGCGACCGTACATGGCCTGCAACAGGTCACTCTGCTCGGTCTTGGTCGGCAAACCGGTGCTGGGGCCACCACGCTGCACGTTGATAATAATCATGGGCAATTCGAGCATGATGCCCAACCCCATCGCTTCTCCCTTGAGCGCGATCCCGGGGCCGCTGCTCGCC comes from Allorhodopirellula heiligendammensis and encodes:
- the cysK gene encoding cysteine synthase A yields the protein MARGKSYNSIARSIGDTPMVQINRLVPNGGATVFAKCEFFQPLNSVKDRIGVSMIEAGERDGKINSETHIVEATSGNTGIALAFVCAAKGYKLTLTMPESMSVERRALLRAMGANLVLTPAGDGMNGAIATAQSLVDKTDNSFMPQQFENPANPAIHEATTGPEIWEDSGHQIDAIVAGVGTGGTITGVARYLKKMNPDFKAIAVEPTHSAVISGGSPGKHRIQGLGAGFIPKNLDTSLIDDVVLIDDEDAFAWGRRLAKEEGIVAGISSGANMYAAAQVAARPEMKGKRIVTVMCSLGERYLSTPLFGDLGL
- a CDS encoding 2-oxoacid:ferredoxin oxidoreductase subunit beta, with protein sequence MNLPVLKAADFASDQDVRWCPGCGDYSILAQMKKILPELGYPREKTVFISGIGCSSRFPYYMNTYGMHSIHGRAPTFATGLKSTRPELMVWVITGDGDALSIGGNHFIHCLRRNLDINIVLFNNRIYGLTKGQYSPTSVEGQVTKSTPMGAIDHPLSPLSVALAAEATFVARSIDAHVKHLGETLKAAAAHKGTSLVEVYQNCNVFNDGAMAYAQEKKQRVENVVELEHGKPLIFGANGEKGVRMTGSRLEVVDTADVPTDDLLIHDAHEPNPAIQMMLARMRYPEMPEPIGVLRCVEGIATYNDQINEQVTAAKAKKGEGDLNDLFHSGDTWQVA